GCTCCAGAAAACGACTATGGTGAACGCATGAAGCTCACAAAAGAAGAAGTAAGGCACATCTCGAAGCTCGCGCGAGTTGGGATGACGGACGACGAGCTGGAGCTCATGAGCGGCCAGCTCTCGAACATCCTCGAGCACTTCGACGTTCTCCAGAAGGCGAACACCGAGGGCGTGGACGCGACCGGCCACTCGGCGGACGTTAATACCGTGATGCGCAGGGACGAGCCTCGGCCTTCGCTATCCCGCGACGAAGTGTTCGCAAACGCCCCGCAGCACGAAGGCGAGTTCGTCAGGATCAAGGCGGTGCTGGAGTAGGGGTCGGCGAAGCAGAAATTACAGCAGGGACCGGAAGATAGCATGGCATCTATCAATGTTGTTGGAATGACGCTGGAGGAGGCGGGAGCGCTCCTCCGGACGAAGCAGGCCACCTCCGTGGAGCTCACGCTCGCGGTGCTGGACCGCATTAACGCCGTGGAGCCGAAGACGCGCGCCTATGTTACCGTCACAGAGGACCTTGCGATGCAG
The sequence above is drawn from the SAR202 cluster bacterium genome and encodes:
- the gatC gene encoding Asp-tRNA(Asn)/Glu-tRNA(Gln) amidotransferase subunit GatC, with the protein product MKLTKEEVRHISKLARVGMTDDELELMSGQLSNILEHFDVLQKANTEGVDATGHSADVNTVMRRDEPRPSLSRDEVFANAPQHEGEFVRIKAVLE